Sequence from the Microbacterium sp. AZCO genome:
CCCAGACGTGCGGCATCGCGAGCGCGCTCGTGCGCGGAAGGACCGTGAGCCCTCCGATCACGACGCCTTCCGCGGGCGCCACGGCCTTGTACGCCTCCCAGAGCACGGCGAGGAGAACCACCCCGAGGACACCGAGGAGGACCGGTCGCACGCGCCTCACGACTTGGCCGTGACGTGCTCGGATACGGCGGGGATGACGTGCTCCCCGTACACGCGCATCGTCTCCTCCTTGTTGTCGTGCTGCAGATAGCCGGCGAACTGCGTCACGCCGAGCGCGCGGAGCTGCTCGAGCTTGGCGATATGCTCGTCGGCCGTGCCGAGGATGCAGAACCGGTCGACGATCTCGTCCGGCACGAAGTCGACGTGGTCGTTGTCGGCCTTTCCGTGCGTGTTGTAGTCGTAGCCGGTCCGGCCCGCGATGTAGTCCGTGAGGGCGTCCGGCACCGCGCCGTGGTGACCGTACTTCGCGACGATGTCGGCGACGTGGTTGCCGACCATCCCGCCGAACCACCGGCACTGATCGCGCATGTGCGCCCAGTCCGTCCCGATGTACATCGGGGCCGCGACGCAGAAGGCGAGAGAGTCCGGGTCGCGGCCGACGTTGGCGGCGGCATCCCGGACCGTCTTGATCATCCACGCCGCGATGTCGACGTCGGCCAGCTGGAGGATGAAGCCGTCGCCCACCTCGCCGGCGAGCTTGAGCGCGAGCGGCCCGTAGGCGGCGACCCATACGTCGAGGGACGACCCGCGGCTCCACGGGAACTGCAGCGTCGCGCCCTTGTACTCGACGGCCCGCGAGTTGCCGAGCTCGCGGATGACGTGGATCGCCTCGCGCACCTCGCCGAGGGTCGCCGGCTTGCCGTTCGTGACGCGCACGGCGGAGTCGCCGCGCCCGATGCCGCAGATCGTCCGGTTGCCGTACATCTCGTTGAGCGTCGCGAAGACGGAGGCCGTGACCGTCCAGTCCCGCGTCGACGGGTTCGTCACGAACGGGCCGACGGTGATGCGGTTCGTCTGGGCGAGGATCGCCGAGTAGATGACGTACGGCTCTTCCCACAGCAGGTGCGAGTCGAACGTCCACACGTGGGTGAAGCCGTGCGCCTCGGCGAGCTTCGCGAGCTGCACGGTGCGAGACGCGGGCGGGTTGGTCTGCAGGACGACGCCGAAATCCATGATGCTCCTACTCGGTCCGCGAGCTCGTCGAAGGGTCGACGCCGGTCACAGGAGGTACTGCGACAGGCCGCGCTTGAGGTAGCGCCCGTCGCCCTTCGATCCGAGGTACTCGCCGCCGTCGACGATGACATTGCCGCGCGAGAGCACGGTGTCGACGTGGCCGTCGATCTCGAAGCCCTCCCACGCCGAGTGGTCCATGTTCATGTGATGCGTCTTGCCGGTAGGCGAGCCATCCGGCCGCTTGTCGTACCCGATCGACGTGTGCCCGTTCGGGTCGTAGACGACGATGTCGCCGTCCGCACCCGGCTGGATGACGCCCTTGCGGCCGTAGAGCCCGAACATCCGCGCCGGCGTGGTCGAGGTCAGCTCGACCCAGCGCTCGAGCGTGATCCTCCCGGTCACGACGCCCTGGTACATGAGGTCCATCCGGTGCTCGATCGATCCGATGCCGTTCGGGATCTTGCGGAAGTCGCCGAGCCCGAGCTCCTTCTGGTCCTTCATGCAGAAGGGGCAGTGGTCAGTCGAGACCATCTGCAGATCGTTGGTGCGAAGCGCCTGCCACATGTGGTCCTGGTGCCCCTCGGCCCGCGAGCGCAGCGGCGTCGAGCACACCCACTTGGCGCCCTCGAAGTCGCCCCACTCCTCGCTCGACGCACCCAGCTGCTCCTCGAGCGACAGGTAGAGGTACTGCGGACACGTCTCGCCGAAGACGTTCTGCCCCTTGTCGCGCGCCCACGCGAGCTGCTCGACCGCCTGCTTGGCGCTCACGTGCACGACGTAGAGCGGCGCGCCCGTGACGTCGGCGAGCATGATGGCGCGGTGCGTCGCCTCCTCCTCCATCTGCCACGCGCGGGCGATGCCGTGGAAGTACGGCGACGACTTCCCCTGCTCGACGAGCTGCTTCGCGAGCACGTCGATCGCCGGCCCGTTCTCGGCGTGCATCATCGTGAGCAGACCCGTGTCGCGGGAGACCTGCATCGCCTGCAGGATCTGCGCGTCGTCGGAGTAGAAGACGCCGGGGTAGGCCATGAAGAGCTTGAAGCTCGTGATGCCCTCGTCGATGAGGGTGGGCATGAACTTCAGCGATTCGTCGTCGATGCCGCCGATGATCTGGTGGAACCCGTAGTCGATCGCGCAGTTCCCCGCCGCGAGCTCGTGCCACTTGGCCAGTCCGTCGGGCACCTTCGTGCCGTAGGTCTGCACCGCGAAGTCGATGATCGACGTCGTGCCGCCCCACGCCGCCGCGCGTGTGCCCGTCTCGAACGTGTCGCTGGCCGACGTGCCGCCGAACGGCAGCTGCATGTGGGTGTGCGCGTCGATGCCGCCGGGGATGACGTACTTCCCGGTGGCGTCGATGACGGTGTCGACAGATGCCGCGACATCCGTTCCCAGCAGCTGCGAACCGGGCGCGAGCACGGCCGTGATCGTCTCCCCGTCGATGAGGACATCGGCCTCGCTGCGTCCCGTCGCCGAGACGACAGTGCCGCCCTTGATGAGTGTCGTGGTCATCGCTGAATCCCTCTCCCCTTCTCGACCGCTGCTGTTTCCTGCGAGCGCTGCGTCGCGCGATGGCGCGCTCGCAGCAAACTGCCGCGCTCGCGAATCCCTCGGTTCGACATCGCGGTCACGGCCTCGCGATCCTCGTGTACGAGTCGGGCCGGCGGTCGCGGTAGAACTGCCAGTCGTCTCGCATGTCGAGCACCATGCTCAGGTCGAGGTCGCGCACGAGCACCTCCTCGTGCTCGCCCGAGCCCCGCTCGCCGACGAAGTTGCCGCGCGGATCGATCACCTGGCTCGTGCCGTAGAAGTCGACGGCCAGGTCGCCGTACTCGTTGTCCTCGCGCCCGACCCGGTTGGGCTGCAGCACGAAATAGCCGTTCGCGACGGCTGCGGCCGGGCCCTCGACCTCCCACAGCCGGTTCGAGAGGCCGGGCTTGGTCGCGTTGGGGTTGAAGACCATGTGTGCGTCGTTGAGTCCGAGCTCGCGCCATCCCTCGGGGAAGTGCCGGTCGTAGCAGATGTACATGCCGACCCGCCCGACGGCCGTCTCGAAGACGGGGTACCCGAGGTTGCCGGGCCGGAAGTAGAACTTCTCCCAGAACCGGTCGAGGTGCGGCAGATGGTGCTTGCGGTACTTGCCGAGGATCGTGCCGTCCGCGTCGACCAGGACGGCGGTGTTGTAGTACACGCCGGTCTCGGCCTCTTCGTAGATCGGCAGCACCGAGACGATCCCGAGCTCCTTCGCGAGCGCCGCGAAGCGCTGCACGATCGGCCCCTCCGCCGACTCGGCGAAGCGGTAGTACTTCTTGTCCTGCGTGATCCCGAAGTAGGGGCCGTAGAACAGCTCCTGGAAGCACACGACCTGCGCCCCCTGTGCCGCGGCATCCCGTGCGAACTGCTCGTGCTTGTCGAGCATCGACTCCTTGTCGCCCGTCCAGGTGGTCTGGGTGATCGCCGCTCGAACAACAGCCATTGCCGCCTCCATGTCGCCGCCCGTGTCGTCGACGCGGCGTCCCTGTCGCGTCGGGCTCGGGCATTCCGTGCCGGATTCCTGTATTCCAGGGCATGAAGGTTTCGCGCCCGTTTCCGGCTGTGTCCCCATAGTTAAGTCCGGCGGCCCAGACCGCAAGAGGCATTCAGTCCGACGGCGCGCGCGACGCCGTCTCAGCCGCGTCAGCGCGTCGCGAGCGCGGCCGTGAGAGCGTCGGTCGCGAGGGCGCGCGTGAGTGCGACGTCCTTCATCCATAGCGGACGGACGGACGGATGGATGCCGAGCCCCGCGACGCGCGGCGCTTCGGCCTCGTCCTCTTCGGCGACGAGCCACGCGTCGAGCAGCCCGCCGCTGCCGCGGGCGCCGTAGAGCCCCGCGACACCGGTGGCGGAGCACTCCGCGCCGACGACCTGGAGGCACATCTCGGCCATGCCGCGCACCGCGGCTCCCGCGATGATCGGCGACACGCCGACGACGGGCGCCTCCGCCGCACGGATGGCGTCGGAGATACCCGGGATGCCGAGGATCGGCCCGATCGAGACGACGGGGTTCGACGGCGCGAACACGATGACGTCGGCCTCGGCGATCGCCTCGACGACCCCCGGAGCCGGCTGCGCCCGCTCGATGCCGGGGTTGGCGAAGCGGCGGGGTTCGCGCTGCGCCCGGTAGCGGGTCCACCACTCCTGGAAGTGGATGGTCTCGTCGTTGAACTCGACGAGCGTGTCGACCTCGTCCTCGGTCATCGGCAGGAGCGTCGCGCCGAGCTCCCACCGGCGTCCGAGCCGGGCCACGACCTCGCCGACGCCGGCGCCGTCGCGCAGCCACGACGTGCGTGCGATGTGCGTGCCGAGGTCGAGGTCGCCGAGGGTGAACCAGTCCCAGCCGAGGCCCCACGCGTGCAGCTCGTCGGAGACGCGGTCGGAGTCGCCCGCCCGGCCCCAGCCGCGAACGGGGTCTTTCACGCCGGCGAGCCCGTAGAGCATCGAGTCGACGTCGGGCTGGATGCGCAGACCGTGCACCCACAGGTCGTCGGCCGTGTTGCAGATGACCGTGAGGCGCCCGCCCGCCGCGGCGACGACGTCGCGCAGGCCGACGGCGAAGGTGGACCCGCCGGCGCCGCCGGCGAGGAGGACGACGCGCACGCCGTCGAGACCCGAGCCCGGACCGCCCTCGGTCCCCGAGCCTGTCGAGGGGTCGGACGTCTCGCCGGGAAGGTCGCGCATGGCCGACGAGCCTACCGAAGCCGTTGATAGCGTGGGCCGCATGCCCGATGCCCCCGAGCTCACGATCGTGCCCGTGCGCGGCATCCCCGAGATCCGGGCCGGCGACGACCTCGTCGCCCTCATCGCCTCCGCGACCGACCTGCGCGACGGCGACATCCTCGTCGTGACCTCGAAGATCGTGTCGAAGGCCGAGGGCCGCACGATCGCGGCGGACGACCGCACGGCGGCGATCGAGTCGGAGAGCGTACGCATCGTCGCCTCGTCGGACGACGGTCGTGTGCGCATCGTGGAGAGCCGGCTCGGCATCATCGCGGCGGCGGCGGGGGTCGACGCGAGCAACACTCCCAAGGGCACCGTGCTGCTGCTCCCCGTGGATCCGGATGCCTCGGCGCGCGCCCTCGCGCAGGGGCTCCGCTCCGCGACGGGCGCACGCGTCGGCGTCATCGTG
This genomic interval carries:
- a CDS encoding TIGR03842 family LLM class F420-dependent oxidoreductase; this encodes MDFGVVLQTNPPASRTVQLAKLAEAHGFTHVWTFDSHLLWEEPYVIYSAILAQTNRITVGPFVTNPSTRDWTVTASVFATLNEMYGNRTICGIGRGDSAVRVTNGKPATLGEVREAIHVIRELGNSRAVEYKGATLQFPWSRGSSLDVWVAAYGPLALKLAGEVGDGFILQLADVDIAAWMIKTVRDAAANVGRDPDSLAFCVAAPMYIGTDWAHMRDQCRWFGGMVGNHVADIVAKYGHHGAVPDALTDYIAGRTGYDYNTHGKADNDHVDFVPDEIVDRFCILGTADEHIAKLEQLRALGVTQFAGYLQHDNKEETMRVYGEHVIPAVSEHVTAKS
- the hydA gene encoding dihydropyrimidinase, translating into MTTTLIKGGTVVSATGRSEADVLIDGETITAVLAPGSQLLGTDVAASVDTVIDATGKYVIPGGIDAHTHMQLPFGGTSASDTFETGTRAAAWGGTTSIIDFAVQTYGTKVPDGLAKWHELAAGNCAIDYGFHQIIGGIDDESLKFMPTLIDEGITSFKLFMAYPGVFYSDDAQILQAMQVSRDTGLLTMMHAENGPAIDVLAKQLVEQGKSSPYFHGIARAWQMEEEATHRAIMLADVTGAPLYVVHVSAKQAVEQLAWARDKGQNVFGETCPQYLYLSLEEQLGASSEEWGDFEGAKWVCSTPLRSRAEGHQDHMWQALRTNDLQMVSTDHCPFCMKDQKELGLGDFRKIPNGIGSIEHRMDLMYQGVVTGRITLERWVELTSTTPARMFGLYGRKGVIQPGADGDIVVYDPNGHTSIGYDKRPDGSPTGKTHHMNMDHSAWEGFEIDGHVDTVLSRGNVIVDGGEYLGSKGDGRYLKRGLSQYLL
- a CDS encoding nitrilase-related carbon-nitrogen hydrolase gives rise to the protein MAVVRAAITQTTWTGDKESMLDKHEQFARDAAAQGAQVVCFQELFYGPYFGITQDKKYYRFAESAEGPIVQRFAALAKELGIVSVLPIYEEAETGVYYNTAVLVDADGTILGKYRKHHLPHLDRFWEKFYFRPGNLGYPVFETAVGRVGMYICYDRHFPEGWRELGLNDAHMVFNPNATKPGLSNRLWEVEGPAAAVANGYFVLQPNRVGREDNEYGDLAVDFYGTSQVIDPRGNFVGERGSGEHEEVLVRDLDLSMVLDMRDDWQFYRDRRPDSYTRIARP
- the cofD gene encoding 2-phospho-L-lactate transferase, which produces MRDLPGETSDPSTGSGTEGGPGSGLDGVRVVLLAGGAGGSTFAVGLRDVVAAAGGRLTVICNTADDLWVHGLRIQPDVDSMLYGLAGVKDPVRGWGRAGDSDRVSDELHAWGLGWDWFTLGDLDLGTHIARTSWLRDGAGVGEVVARLGRRWELGATLLPMTEDEVDTLVEFNDETIHFQEWWTRYRAQREPRRFANPGIERAQPAPGVVEAIAEADVIVFAPSNPVVSIGPILGIPGISDAIRAAEAPVVGVSPIIAGAAVRGMAEMCLQVVGAECSATGVAGLYGARGSGGLLDAWLVAEEDEAEAPRVAGLGIHPSVRPLWMKDVALTRALATDALTAALATR
- the cofE gene encoding coenzyme F420-0:L-glutamate ligase; protein product: MPDAPELTIVPVRGIPEIRAGDDLVALIASATDLRDGDILVVTSKIVSKAEGRTIAADDRTAAIESESVRIVASSDDGRVRIVESRLGIIAAAAGVDASNTPKGTVLLLPVDPDASARALAQGLRSATGARVGVIVSDTLGRAWRDGQTDSAIGAAGVQVFEDYRGGVDSAGRPLVVTLPCVADELAAAADLVKRKTTGVPVAVVRGRADLVGDLHLPGARSIVREHDRDLFHTGARESWDAGYAAGLAATREG